The following coding sequences lie in one Paracidovorax avenae genomic window:
- the rpoD gene encoding RNA polymerase sigma factor RpoD, with protein MPAQKSAKSPKSAPDTAAKAASTSKTATQAAPAAKKAPSVPVNKSADKPEASEETTAKKASRAKAAAPAAADDDETPKKRPGRPAKAATAAAAGKAPAKRGRKPKAAEDDSAGDDADLSDIESELEGEVEAEPAEAAPTAEKVKPLRMKISKAKERALMKEFGLDDTVLSEEDLAKRRSRLKALITLGKTRGYLTQVEISDHLPDKLVDAETMEVVVTMLNDMGVAVYEQTPDAETLFQNNVTPTATTVEEAEEEAEAALSTVDSEFGRTTDPVRMYMREMGTVELLTREGEIEIAKRIEGGLQAMMEAISASPATIAEILAMGEEIREGKVVISTIVDGFSNPNEADDYVAEEDFDEFDEEDDDDGKGGSKALTKKLEELKNEALRRFDNLRGLFEKMHKIYDKEGYGTPAYMKAQHAISAELMTIRFTAKTIEKLCDMVRAQVDDVRKKERELRRIIVDKCGMPQETFIKDFPPNLLNLQWVEKQAAAGKPWSAVLARNIPPVQELQQRLMDLQSRVVVPLSELKDINKRMNEGESASRDAKKEMIEANLRLVISIAKKYTNRGLQFLDLIQEGNIGLMKAVDKFEYRRGYKFSTYATWWIRQAITRSIADQARTIRIPVHMIETINKMNRISRQHLQEFGFEPDASILAAKMEIPEDKIRKIMKIAKEPISMETPIGDDDDSHLGDFIEDGANTAPIDAAMQAGLRDVVKDILDGLTPREAKVLRMRFGIEMSTDHTLEEVGKQFDVTRERIRQIEAKALRKLKHPSRSDKLRSFIDSL; from the coding sequence ATGCCCGCTCAAAAGTCCGCGAAGTCGCCCAAGTCCGCCCCCGATACCGCCGCGAAGGCCGCCTCCACCTCGAAAACCGCGACCCAGGCCGCTCCTGCCGCAAAGAAAGCTCCATCCGTGCCCGTGAACAAGTCCGCCGACAAGCCCGAAGCCTCCGAAGAAACCACCGCCAAGAAGGCGAGCCGCGCGAAGGCCGCGGCCCCTGCGGCGGCCGATGACGACGAAACGCCCAAGAAGCGCCCCGGCCGCCCGGCCAAGGCCGCCACCGCCGCCGCTGCCGGCAAGGCCCCCGCCAAGCGCGGCCGCAAGCCCAAGGCCGCCGAGGACGATTCCGCGGGCGACGACGCCGACCTGTCGGACATCGAATCCGAACTCGAGGGCGAGGTCGAGGCCGAGCCGGCCGAGGCGGCGCCCACCGCCGAGAAGGTCAAGCCCCTGCGCATGAAGATCAGCAAGGCGAAGGAACGCGCCTTGATGAAGGAATTCGGCCTGGACGACACCGTCCTGTCCGAGGAAGACCTGGCCAAGCGCCGCTCGCGCCTGAAGGCCCTGATCACGCTGGGCAAGACCCGCGGCTACCTGACCCAGGTCGAGATCTCCGACCACCTGCCCGACAAGCTGGTCGATGCCGAGACCATGGAAGTCGTGGTCACCATGCTCAACGACATGGGCGTGGCCGTGTACGAGCAGACGCCCGATGCCGAGACGCTGTTCCAGAACAACGTCACGCCCACGGCCACCACCGTCGAGGAAGCCGAGGAAGAAGCCGAGGCGGCCCTCTCCACCGTGGACAGCGAATTCGGCCGCACCACCGACCCGGTCCGCATGTACATGCGCGAGATGGGCACGGTGGAACTGCTCACCCGCGAGGGCGAGATCGAGATCGCCAAGCGCATCGAAGGTGGCCTGCAGGCCATGATGGAAGCCATCAGCGCATCGCCCGCCACCATCGCCGAGATCCTGGCGATGGGCGAGGAGATCCGCGAGGGCAAGGTCGTCATCTCCACCATCGTGGACGGCTTCTCCAACCCCAACGAGGCCGACGACTACGTGGCCGAGGAAGACTTCGACGAGTTCGACGAAGAGGACGACGACGACGGCAAGGGCGGCTCCAAGGCCCTGACCAAGAAGCTGGAAGAGCTCAAGAACGAAGCGCTGCGCCGGTTCGACAACCTGCGCGGGCTCTTCGAGAAGATGCACAAGATCTACGACAAGGAAGGCTATGGCACGCCGGCCTACATGAAGGCCCAGCACGCCATCTCGGCCGAGCTGATGACCATCCGCTTCACGGCCAAGACCATCGAGAAGCTGTGCGACATGGTCCGTGCCCAGGTGGACGACGTGCGCAAGAAGGAGCGCGAGCTGCGCCGCATCATCGTGGACAAGTGCGGCATGCCGCAGGAAACCTTCATCAAGGACTTCCCGCCCAACCTGCTGAACCTGCAGTGGGTCGAGAAGCAGGCCGCCGCCGGCAAGCCCTGGAGCGCCGTGCTCGCGCGCAACATCCCGCCGGTGCAGGAACTGCAGCAGCGCCTGATGGACCTGCAGTCCCGCGTGGTGGTGCCGCTGTCCGAGCTCAAGGACATCAACAAGCGCATGAACGAGGGCGAGTCGGCCTCGCGCGACGCGAAGAAGGAAATGATCGAGGCCAACCTGCGCCTCGTGATCTCCATCGCCAAGAAGTACACCAACCGCGGCCTGCAGTTCCTCGACCTGATCCAGGAAGGCAACATCGGCCTGATGAAGGCGGTGGACAAGTTCGAATACCGCCGCGGCTACAAGTTCTCGACCTACGCCACGTGGTGGATCCGCCAGGCCATCACGCGCTCGATCGCCGACCAGGCGCGCACCATCCGCATCCCGGTGCACATGATCGAGACCATCAACAAGATGAACCGCATCAGCCGCCAGCACCTGCAGGAGTTCGGCTTCGAGCCCGATGCGTCCATCCTGGCCGCGAAGATGGAGATCCCCGAGGACAAGATCCGCAAGATCATGAAGATCGCCAAGGAGCCTATCTCCATGGAAACGCCGATCGGCGACGACGACGACAGCCACCTGGGCGACTTCATCGAGGACGGTGCCAACACCGCCCCGATCGACGCCGCCATGCAGGCCGGCCTGCGCGACGTGGTCAAGGACATCCTAGACGGCCTCACGCCGCGCGAAGCCAAGGTGCTGCGCATGCGCTTCGGCATCGAGATGTCCACCGACCACACGCTGGAGGAAGTGGGCAAGCAGTTCGACGTGACCCGCGAGCGCATCCGCCAGATCGAGGCCAAGGCCCTGCGCAAGCTCAAGCATCCGAGCCGCAGCGACAAGCTTCGCAGCTTCATCGACTCGCTCTGA
- a CDS encoding ATP-binding cassette domain-containing protein produces the protein MERGHPAAATGAVRPALRPVLPGLAAGTLAAVLSGLAMLGALWCLVRWIGAPSSGWVLAAIGAWVASALLAAGGSWLSHAAEAAFAARLRRQVAGHLVRLPASTLARHGGDALRRLVADDIAALHHMVAHLPAEVASFAVVPLASVALLVALAGPMALLALLPGVLAALYYLLLMPRAAAYNGAERMRVMHDITAAVDDYARGIRVNRIYGAQSGALAAYREAARRFTGGMVAWVARVALPASLATALMQAVATFAIAYAVAWRHDAATLAAALLFSLAIVNPARRLGHGLDYVAVGRAALARIAAVLREPVLPCGTAPAIGQPLLDADGVTLALGPRPPIEGFTHRFRASAITAITGPSGVGKSTLLRTLAGLEPVHGGTVRLGAIAIGQLDEGARHAAVLLIPQGGDVLQATVRENLALGCPEADDARLLWALRQAQIEVPLEADATRLSGGERQRVGLAQAFLTPAPVILLDEPSSALDAATATRLMAALRQLAQEHGKTLVVVTHDPALAAAADEQLLLRAARAEGETP, from the coding sequence ATGGAACGAGGCCATCCGGCCGCCGCCACAGGCGCGGTGAGGCCGGCACTGCGCCCGGTGTTGCCGGGGCTGGCGGCCGGCACGCTCGCGGCGGTGCTGTCCGGCCTGGCGATGCTGGGCGCGCTGTGGTGCCTGGTGCGCTGGATCGGCGCGCCGTCGAGCGGTTGGGTGCTGGCCGCGATCGGCGCCTGGGTGGCCAGTGCGCTGCTGGCCGCGGGCGGTTCCTGGCTCTCGCACGCGGCCGAGGCCGCCTTCGCCGCGCGGCTGCGGCGGCAGGTGGCGGGCCATCTGGTGCGGCTGCCTGCCAGCACGCTGGCGCGGCATGGCGGCGACGCCCTGCGCCGGCTGGTCGCGGACGACATCGCAGCGCTGCACCACATGGTGGCCCACCTGCCGGCCGAGGTGGCCAGTTTCGCGGTGGTGCCGCTGGCCTCGGTCGCGCTGCTCGTGGCGCTGGCCGGGCCGATGGCGCTGCTGGCCCTGCTGCCCGGCGTGCTGGCGGCGCTCTATTACCTGCTGCTGATGCCGCGCGCGGCCGCGTACAACGGCGCCGAGCGCATGCGGGTGATGCACGACATCACCGCGGCGGTGGACGACTATGCGCGCGGCATCCGCGTCAACCGCATCTACGGTGCGCAGTCGGGTGCCTTGGCCGCGTACCGCGAAGCCGCACGCCGCTTCACCGGCGGCATGGTCGCCTGGGTCGCCCGGGTGGCGCTGCCCGCCTCGTTGGCGACGGCGCTGATGCAGGCGGTGGCCACCTTCGCCATCGCCTATGCGGTGGCCTGGCGCCACGACGCCGCCACCCTGGCCGCGGCGCTGCTGTTTAGCTTGGCCATCGTGAACCCGGCACGGCGGCTCGGCCATGGGCTGGACTACGTGGCGGTGGGCCGCGCCGCGCTGGCACGCATCGCGGCCGTGTTGCGCGAACCGGTGTTGCCTTGCGGCACGGCGCCGGCCATTGGGCAGCCCCTGCTCGATGCCGACGGCGTGACGCTGGCGCTCGGCCCGCGTCCGCCGATCGAGGGCTTCACCCACCGCTTTCGCGCTAGCGCGATCACCGCCATCACCGGTCCCAGCGGCGTGGGCAAAAGCACGCTGCTGCGCACTCTGGCCGGGCTGGAGCCGGTGCACGGCGGCACGGTCCGGCTCGGGGCCATCGCCATCGGCCAGCTCGACGAAGGCGCGCGCCATGCGGCAGTCCTGCTCATTCCGCAGGGCGGCGATGTGCTGCAGGCGACGGTGCGTGAGAACCTGGCCCTGGGCTGCCCCGAGGCGGACGATGCGCGCCTGCTGTGGGCCCTGCGGCAGGCGCAGATCGAGGTGCCGCTGGAGGCCGACGCCACGCGCCTGTCCGGCGGCGAACGCCAGCGCGTGGGCCTGGCGCAGGCCTTCCTGACCCCCGCGCCGGTGATCCTGCTGGACGAGCCCAGCAGCGCGCTCGACGCGGCAACCGCCACGCGCCTGATGGCGGCGCTGCGTCAGCTTGCGCAGGAGCACGGCAAGACCCTGGTGGTGGTGACCCACGATCCCGCACTGGCCGCCGCGGCCGACGAGCAACTGCTGTTGCGGGCCGCCCGTGCCGAAGGAGAAACGCCATGA